Within Polaromonas naphthalenivorans CJ2, the genomic segment TGTCTGACCAAGTTATGACGTGCAGCACCCGACAAAAATTTCGAAGCTCCAGGCCATTGCGTAGCCACAAGGAGGCTGGACACGTCCGGCAAGCCGCCGATTCCGGCGGCGGGTTCGACACTTGGCCGCTCTGCAAACTGCTTAAAACCGGGCTCAAAAACTGTTCCATACGCTGCCTTTTTTATCTTGACTTGTTCACTCACTGGCTCGCTTATTTGCACTGCCTCTGCCCTGCTGGACTCTTGCAAAACTGATCCGTCAGCCGTTGCAGGGTCAGCTCGTAACTCATCACTTTCTGTTGTGCCTGGCTGACCGTCCACCAGCTCCACAGGCTGGCGCTGGCCATCATCAACAACGCCAGGCAGGCGCTGGCCAGGATCGGCCAAAGCAGCATCCAGCGGAGCCGCTGCAGCGTCGCTTGGTGCAGAGAGGTCAGTTCTTGGCCGTGGTGCTGGATAGCGCTCGCGGTTGTAGCCAGCGCGTCGCTGGACAGCGTTTTCAAGCTCTTGGCGTGCTGCTCTAGCTGCTGCTTCGTCAGGTCGTCCACGGCCTGCTGGTCTGCTTGCAGCTTCTTCTGCAACTTTTCTGATAGTTCTTGGGCTGAAATCACTGGCATACAAAAGTCCTTGTAGTTTTATCGCCTTATTGGTTCCTTCGAGCTTTATTGATACGGACTTGTCAGTGGTGCGTGTAATTTCACCAAGTTCACCTAATGCTTTAAGCACACCCTGACGGTCGGTGACAACGTTATTGGCGACAAGTTTTGTCAAATAGTCCGTCACAACTATTTTTTTATCCGCTCCAGACTTCCATTCGGGCTTGGCTTTTCCCTGCTGAACAAGCCTCGCACGGCTCGGATCGTCAGGCCGCGCCCACCCTTTTTCATGATTGAAAGCGTCCCGCAGCGGGTCAAAGGTGTACTCCCAACCTGGCGGCGCGATGTTCATGGCTTTGCCGGTGGTGAGTTCGACTCTAGGAATAATCGTATGGATGTGAATCCCGCCATTGCTTTCGCGGTGCACAACGGCGCAAAAATCGTATTGATCTCTTTCAAGTCCGGAGAATGCAGTGCGTTCAAATTCATCCAGCACAATGCCAATTTCTTCATCCGTTGGCGCATCTTCAGGAGAAAAATTAATTACCCCAGACGTGTAGCGGTGAACAGTTTTAAGGCTGTCGATCAATTTTCCAGTCAGTTGCGGATTGCCGCGCCAGACTTCCACGCTGGCGCGAATCTCGCCCTTGTGATCTTCTTCACCGAGCAAATAATCAATGGCATCTTGTCCAACGCCTGTGCCATGGGGCAAAAATTTGATGTGCATGGTCAGCTTTCACTAAGCTTTTCTAAGCTTTTCTCAATGCCTTTGAGCGTGATCAAAAGCTCAACCATGGCCATCGGTTGCGCCGTTTTGCTGGCAATATTGGCCAATTTTGCGATTTGATTTAGGTTGTTTCCCATCCCGACAAGCTGCCGCAGCAGCTTGGGATCTGCTCCTGAAACCTTCGCCAAGCCCGCCCTTTTTCTTGGTACTGCCTTGCCCAAAGGCTTGGCCTCGTCCACTGTCAGATGTGCGCGGAGCACATCCGACAGGGTGACGCCCTGCTCTCTCGCACGCTCAGCGAAGCGCGCTACCAGACTTGCGGGCAACCGGCAAGGCAGTAGTACGAGCGGTTCTCTGGCTGGGTATTTTGGCATTTTGTATTGTATTGGCTGTTAATTTTTCATCCGCTTAGCGGATGAGGACTTAGCAGGGTCTGGG encodes:
- a CDS encoding toprim domain-containing protein, producing the protein MHIKFLPHGTGVGQDAIDYLLGEEDHKGEIRASVEVWRGNPQLTGKLIDSLKTVHRYTSGVINFSPEDAPTDEEIGIVLDEFERTAFSGLERDQYDFCAVVHRESNGGIHIHTIIPRVELTTGKAMNIAPPGWEYTFDPLRDAFNHEKGWARPDDPSRARLVQQGKAKPEWKSGADKKIVVTDYLTKLVANNVVTDRQGVLKALGELGEITRTTDKSVSIKLEGTNKAIKLQGLLYASDFSPRTIRKVAEEAASRPAGRGRPDEAAARAARQELENAVQRRAGYNRERYPAPRPRTDLSAPSDAAAAPLDAALADPGQRLPGVVDDGQRQPVELVDGQPGTTESDELRADPATADGSVLQESSRAEAVQISEPVSEQVKIKKAAYGTVFEPGFKQFAERPSVEPAAGIGGLPDVSSLLVATQWPGASKFLSGAARHNLVRHGGPGAGSVRWERGSDRPTEGEGGTINDRARKIADEAIDQAKRAARATAGALGRCADAAGRAIDAIGRACRKADAAAPVIKANMDAELDRFKSDISLSDYAQAEFGYELVKKESSASSKVLKVGGDKIIVTRQKDGHDVYFSTGDASDCGSIVDFLQNRKRVNLGEVRKELRQWLPSSKKPSVKRPQRPPERAVATSKDRTEVLRQWATMKPYSASYLTDERRLDPQIIEAFGVRQDSHGNACIAHRDASGVLGWESKNKGFTGFAAGGTRNVSFTRLNDGPITRLVLTEAAIDAMSFAQLRHEPGTAYMSTGGTQLSQAQREQIAQIMGKYAVPVVLAMDKDEAGEKMAREIAAMAPESVQTLREVPEGAKDWNEALQAKQRAMPKP
- a CDS encoding MobC family plasmid mobilization relaxosome protein, yielding MPASLVARFAERAREQGVTLSDVLRAHLTVDEAKPLGKAVPRKRAGLAKVSGADPKLLRQLVGMGNNLNQIAKLANIASKTAQPMAMVELLITLKGIEKSLEKLSES